In the Ferroacidibacillus organovorans genome, one interval contains:
- a CDS encoding DUF2515 family protein yields the protein MKEENDRRFKGAALLRLLRMAASKPSTLWIDLRRRYRLIHSQIPGQKSLLKEMDVFRKALEMRLVSDGDPFVDPPNGSMEDKDLLRQIREETRQSTRNNLTRTEAYFVIYKSCQELHWALLAHLVSRNGGYNMTDLHRRAVKAVTSEADRLAFFSFLERCNDVIFRDAYPQLRLYQLGLQRKRSYLHLLPHFQVSRFMQVAWQLFQNGMDNRLLTVALIINEQMRIEAAMVDHESVIRRVFATPAFSAQSLMHVSAVLFAARDLRGRQHGLYGNFVRDFTSVTERIEAGKSLYALLFANQDQPRTAFLRAAESVPHTASREDILPQVFTHEATSRGLVYSPRLVDVWPDVLTWPIAVKEWCEDLSALDYLFPAPTVRMRDFSKRYIRQLRRLEHFASVIQSKP from the coding sequence GTGAAGGAGGAGAATGACAGGCGGTTTAAGGGTGCGGCACTGCTTCGTTTGCTGCGCATGGCCGCATCCAAGCCATCGACATTGTGGATTGATCTGCGGCGGCGCTATCGTTTGATCCATTCGCAGATTCCGGGACAAAAGTCGCTACTGAAAGAAATGGACGTTTTTCGTAAAGCCCTTGAGATGCGCCTTGTGAGCGATGGAGATCCATTCGTTGATCCTCCGAATGGATCGATGGAAGACAAGGATCTTCTCCGCCAGATTCGCGAAGAGACGCGTCAATCCACAAGAAACAATCTGACGCGCACAGAGGCATACTTTGTGATCTATAAATCATGTCAAGAGCTTCACTGGGCACTTCTTGCACACCTGGTATCACGCAATGGCGGATATAATATGACGGATCTTCATCGCCGCGCAGTGAAGGCTGTCACATCTGAGGCAGACCGCTTGGCGTTTTTTTCCTTCCTTGAGCGTTGCAATGATGTCATCTTTCGCGACGCCTATCCGCAGTTGCGTCTCTATCAGTTGGGGTTGCAGCGAAAACGATCTTATCTGCATCTATTGCCGCATTTTCAAGTCTCCAGATTTATGCAAGTGGCTTGGCAACTCTTTCAAAATGGTATGGACAATCGACTGCTTACAGTAGCGCTGATCATCAATGAACAGATGCGGATCGAAGCGGCAATGGTCGATCACGAATCAGTGATTCGCAGGGTTTTTGCTACCCCTGCATTTAGTGCCCAGTCGCTCATGCACGTCTCTGCGGTCCTTTTTGCCGCCCGCGACCTTCGCGGACGACAGCATGGCCTTTATGGCAATTTTGTGCGGGATTTTACTTCGGTCACGGAGCGCATCGAAGCGGGGAAAAGCTTATACGCACTACTTTTTGCCAATCAGGATCAACCGCGCACCGCGTTTTTGCGCGCTGCAGAGTCGGTTCCGCATACAGCGTCGCGAGAAGACATCCTGCCGCAGGTCTTTACGCATGAAGCGACGAGCCGCGGACTAGTTTACAGCCCCCGCCTCGTCGATGTCTGGCCAGATGTTTTAACCTGGCCGATTGCAGTGAAAGAATGGTGTGAGGATCTTAGCGCGCTTGATTATCTGTTCCCAGCTCCGACCGTGCGAATGCGGGATTTCTCGAAAAGGTATATCCGTCAACTGCGCCGATTAGAGCACTTCGCGTCTGTGATCCAGTCGAAACCTTGA
- the leuD gene encoding 3-isopropylmalate dehydratase small subunit yields MDAFLKHHGLVAPMARANIDTDAIIPKQFLKRIERTGFGQYLFYDWRFDENGNPNPDFILNQEPHCYATVLVAGPNFGCGSSREHAPWALLDFGFRVVIAPSFADIFYNNCFKNGVLPIVLPEDAVAHILTQASKTPLELNIDLSEQQVSLPSGETYTFAIDPYRKHLMMEGLDDIGLSLKHETAIANYEKSAPFAVSITL; encoded by the coding sequence GTGGATGCCTTTTTAAAACACCACGGACTCGTCGCGCCCATGGCGCGCGCAAACATTGACACAGATGCGATCATCCCAAAGCAGTTTTTAAAACGCATTGAGCGCACAGGATTTGGCCAATACCTCTTTTATGATTGGCGTTTTGATGAAAACGGGAATCCCAACCCGGATTTTATCCTGAATCAAGAGCCACACTGCTACGCCACGGTCCTCGTGGCCGGTCCCAATTTCGGGTGTGGCTCATCGCGTGAACACGCGCCCTGGGCGCTTCTCGATTTTGGCTTCCGCGTGGTGATTGCTCCGTCGTTTGCGGACATTTTTTATAACAACTGTTTCAAAAACGGCGTGCTCCCAATCGTTTTGCCAGAGGATGCTGTAGCCCATATTCTCACGCAGGCAAGTAAAACTCCGCTTGAGCTGAACATCGATCTTTCAGAGCAGCAGGTATCGCTCCCAAGTGGCGAAACGTACACCTTTGCGATTGATCCTTATCGAAAGCATCTGATGATGGAAGGACTCGATGATATCGGACTTTCCTTAAAGCATGAAACGGCCATCGCAAACTATGAGAAATCCGCGCCGTTTGCCGTCTCAATCACGTTGTAA
- the leuC gene encoding 3-isopropylmalate dehydratase large subunit produces the protein MAKTMFDKIWDAHIVREASGEPTLLYIDLHLVHEVTSPQAFEGLRLSNRTVRRPDLTFATPDHNVPTTDRSLPIADPIAKQQIDTLRANCEYFGIPFADMHSREQGIVHVIGPELGLTLPGKTIVCGDSHTSTHGAFGSLAFGIGTSEVEHVLATQCLMQQRPKTMEVVIRGALPRGVTAKDLILALIARYGTDFGTGYVFEYRGEAIEALSMEERMTVCNMSIEAGARAGLIAPDEKTIAYVKGRRFAPTGAAFDEAAKAWLALRTEEGAVYDARVELNAEDIVPQVTWGTSPGMGANVTDRVPNPEDVSDPVVRRSMELALEYMDLKPGTPMEEIAIDRVFIGSCTNGRIEDLRAAARIAKGKKVSPRVSAMVVPGSHLVKEQAEAEGLDRIFIEAGFEWREPGCSMCLAMNPDILAPGERCASTSNRNFEGRQGRGGRTHLVSPAMAAAAAIAGHFVDVRTFA, from the coding sequence ATGGCAAAAACCATGTTTGACAAGATTTGGGACGCCCATATCGTGCGAGAAGCCTCCGGGGAGCCCACCTTGCTTTATATTGACCTTCACCTGGTTCACGAGGTGACTTCCCCACAAGCGTTTGAAGGATTGCGTCTCTCAAATCGCACAGTTCGCCGTCCTGACCTGACGTTTGCCACACCGGATCACAACGTTCCGACAACAGATCGAAGCCTTCCGATTGCCGATCCGATTGCGAAACAACAAATCGATACACTGCGCGCGAACTGCGAATATTTCGGCATTCCTTTTGCGGACATGCACAGCAGAGAGCAAGGCATTGTCCACGTCATCGGACCGGAACTCGGCCTTACACTCCCAGGCAAAACCATCGTTTGCGGCGACAGTCACACGTCGACACACGGGGCGTTTGGCTCGCTCGCATTTGGCATAGGCACAAGTGAGGTCGAGCATGTACTCGCCACTCAGTGCCTGATGCAACAGCGCCCAAAGACGATGGAAGTCGTCATCCGCGGCGCTCTACCACGCGGGGTAACCGCCAAAGATCTGATTCTTGCCTTGATTGCTCGCTATGGCACAGACTTTGGCACGGGGTATGTGTTTGAATATCGGGGCGAAGCGATCGAGGCGCTCTCCATGGAAGAGCGCATGACCGTTTGCAACATGTCAATTGAAGCAGGTGCGCGCGCGGGCCTTATTGCGCCAGATGAAAAGACGATCGCTTATGTGAAAGGGCGCCGTTTTGCGCCGACCGGTGCCGCGTTTGACGAAGCAGCAAAAGCGTGGCTGGCCTTGCGCACAGAAGAAGGCGCGGTATATGACGCGCGCGTCGAATTGAACGCCGAAGACATTGTGCCTCAAGTCACGTGGGGAACGAGTCCGGGGATGGGCGCGAATGTCACAGATCGCGTGCCGAATCCGGAAGACGTGTCTGACCCGGTCGTGCGCCGCTCCATGGAACTCGCGCTCGAATATATGGATCTTAAACCAGGAACGCCGATGGAAGAAATCGCGATCGATCGCGTCTTTATCGGCTCCTGCACAAACGGTCGCATCGAAGATCTGCGCGCGGCAGCCCGGATTGCAAAAGGAAAAAAAGTCTCTCCGCGCGTCTCCGCCATGGTCGTGCCTGGATCGCACCTCGTCAAGGAACAGGCAGAGGCGGAGGGGCTTGATCGCATCTTTATCGAAGCCGGTTTTGAGTGGCGTGAGCCGGGCTGCAGCATGTGTCTCGCGATGAATCCGGACATCCTCGCGCCAGGCGAGCGATGCGCGTCGACATCAAACCGCAATTTTGAAGGGCGTCAGGGTCGCGGAGGGCGCACCCACCTCGTCAGTCCGGCGATGGCAGCAGCCGCAGCAATTGCCGGTCACTTTGTCGATGTACGGACGTTTGCTTGA
- a CDS encoding LysR family transcriptional regulator produces MDFRTLEYILAVSKARSFTKAALAMNVAQPSLSQQIGKLERELGVTIFVRRQSGVLLTPEGERFVTQADSLLRQRDDLLREMAERSGGMGSELILGAPAITGGHVLPPLLRRFTDLYPQVRIHLLEETTERLEELTVNGATDLTILALPLHDSRLSTKPLLTERIVIALPTTMPAWGRSYLPDAPPEIDLKEVADAPFILLKRGYGFRETCLTLCAERGFTPKIAFETSSVETAQALVAAGLGVTLIPEMVMRTDDQALHFAQLSTKPTRTLVFAYVKDRFLSMAARLFMALYEEIQEASRVRHS; encoded by the coding sequence ATGGATTTCCGCACACTCGAGTATATCTTGGCAGTTTCCAAGGCGCGCAGTTTTACAAAAGCGGCGCTTGCGATGAATGTCGCGCAACCTAGTTTGAGTCAACAAATTGGAAAGTTGGAGCGGGAACTTGGCGTGACCATTTTTGTGCGAAGACAAAGTGGCGTACTCCTGACGCCTGAAGGGGAACGTTTTGTCACACAGGCGGACTCGCTGTTGCGCCAGCGGGATGATCTGCTGCGGGAAATGGCTGAACGAAGCGGCGGCATGGGGAGTGAACTGATCTTAGGCGCGCCCGCCATTACAGGCGGGCATGTGCTTCCGCCTTTATTGCGGAGATTCACAGATCTTTATCCGCAAGTGCGAATCCATTTGCTTGAGGAGACGACAGAGCGCCTGGAAGAGTTGACGGTGAATGGCGCCACGGATTTGACGATTTTGGCACTACCGCTTCACGATTCGCGGCTTTCTACAAAACCTTTGCTCACAGAGCGCATTGTGATCGCGCTTCCCACGACGATGCCCGCGTGGGGAAGGTCATACCTGCCTGATGCTCCGCCAGAGATCGATTTGAAAGAAGTTGCCGATGCGCCGTTTATTTTACTTAAGCGCGGGTATGGATTTCGCGAGACTTGTCTCACACTGTGCGCAGAGCGCGGATTTACGCCAAAAATTGCATTTGAGACAAGCAGTGTGGAAACGGCGCAAGCGCTCGTGGCGGCAGGACTTGGCGTTACACTGATTCCTGAGATGGTCATGCGAACGGATGATCAAGCTCTTCATTTTGCACAACTCTCGACAAAACCGACGCGGACACTTGTTTTTGCGTATGTCAAAGACCGCTTTTTGAGTATGGCGGCCCGACTTTTTATGGCGCTTTATGAAGAGATTCAGGAGGCGTCGCGTGTGCGACACTCATGA
- a CDS encoding glycoside hydrolase family 15 protein yields MQKPHLYSGIIGDGQMLAALSARGELLRIFWPHMDYAQQLERFHVGVHEPSQPPEWFHHTVPATQTYLGESNVLVTEYEIAKLSLSVTQRDVIAHRADGVVRQMTIRNTGKAARELIGKAHLVTRLEEHEFSQAVRYIPTDQMTLHYRRDTHCGFSMREAVSGFSCGDTAEALPYDALLGTFENLGSDSALATSFGVIEPGETRTWTLYLAFGRNQKEVMARMNRLKAVPVQAWIEKSIQESAWFLAQAKPLRSGNERLDRLYRRSLLAFSLLIDRERGGMIAAPEFDPAWQSCGGYGYCWGRDAAYIATALLKAGYIAQSESFYAWMLTAQDEDGKWDHRHWLDGSLAPSWGYQADETASVVWGMWQHFRVTRDQAFLRRVYPAIKRAMNHVMENLDEESGLPRESVDLWEERFAQHTYSSAAVYAALLCAIEASCELACDEIERGVWRAAAERISRAIEHTLWNEARDCFYRSRRLHLRDAHKRLPAVDGKAIFREMDMYGYSRVIQSFDAVIDVSLLGLSYPFEYLEPFDKRAAQVAHAVREALWTPGVGGILRYENDMYVGGNPWILTTLWVGLDALRRADEKTADEMLAWAAEHATELDLFPEQVDRETGETRWVVPLTWSHAMFVLLMLERYGENEAVTAQPSVLLRQF; encoded by the coding sequence TTGCAAAAGCCGCACCTCTACAGCGGAATTATCGGTGACGGACAAATGCTGGCTGCGCTTTCTGCGCGTGGCGAACTTTTACGGATTTTTTGGCCACACATGGACTACGCGCAACAGCTTGAGAGGTTTCATGTTGGCGTACATGAACCTTCACAGCCGCCGGAGTGGTTTCATCACACTGTGCCGGCGACCCAGACGTATCTTGGCGAGAGCAATGTTCTCGTGACAGAGTACGAGATTGCCAAGCTTTCACTTTCCGTGACACAACGGGATGTCATTGCGCATCGCGCAGACGGTGTGGTGCGCCAGATGACGATAAGAAATACTGGAAAAGCTGCGCGTGAACTGATTGGAAAGGCGCATCTGGTCACACGTTTGGAAGAGCACGAATTCAGCCAAGCTGTGCGGTACATCCCAACAGACCAGATGACCCTTCACTACCGTCGCGACACGCACTGCGGTTTTTCAATGCGCGAGGCGGTGTCTGGATTTTCTTGTGGTGACACGGCAGAAGCACTCCCCTACGACGCGCTGCTTGGCACGTTTGAAAACTTGGGGTCAGACAGCGCGCTTGCGACTTCATTTGGTGTGATTGAACCGGGTGAGACGCGCACGTGGACGTTGTATCTGGCGTTTGGCCGCAATCAAAAAGAGGTCATGGCGCGGATGAACCGTCTGAAGGCTGTGCCTGTACAGGCGTGGATTGAAAAAAGTATACAGGAGAGCGCGTGGTTTCTCGCTCAGGCAAAACCTTTGCGCAGTGGGAATGAACGGCTTGATCGGCTCTATCGGAGATCTCTTCTCGCGTTTTCGTTGCTCATTGATCGTGAGCGCGGTGGAATGATCGCCGCGCCAGAGTTTGATCCGGCTTGGCAGTCGTGCGGTGGGTATGGTTATTGTTGGGGACGCGACGCGGCGTACATAGCGACGGCGCTGTTGAAGGCTGGATATATCGCACAAAGCGAATCCTTTTACGCATGGATGCTGACTGCACAAGATGAAGACGGCAAGTGGGATCACCGCCATTGGCTCGACGGTTCGCTGGCACCTTCATGGGGTTATCAGGCTGATGAGACAGCAAGTGTCGTGTGGGGGATGTGGCAGCATTTTCGGGTAACGCGGGATCAGGCATTTTTGCGACGTGTGTACCCTGCAATAAAGCGCGCGATGAACCATGTGATGGAGAATTTAGATGAGGAAAGTGGCCTGCCGCGCGAATCAGTTGACTTGTGGGAGGAACGCTTTGCACAGCATACGTATTCATCGGCAGCTGTGTACGCCGCGCTTTTATGCGCGATTGAAGCATCCTGCGAATTGGCATGTGATGAGATAGAGCGCGGTGTGTGGCGCGCTGCGGCAGAGCGCATCAGCAGAGCCATTGAGCACACCTTGTGGAATGAAGCGCGCGACTGTTTTTATCGGAGTCGACGTCTTCACCTTCGCGATGCGCATAAACGTTTGCCCGCAGTGGATGGGAAGGCGATTTTTAGAGAGATGGACATGTATGGATACTCGCGCGTGATTCAATCATTTGATGCGGTCATTGACGTCAGTTTGCTCGGTCTCTCCTATCCATTTGAGTACCTTGAGCCTTTTGACAAACGGGCTGCGCAGGTTGCGCACGCTGTGCGAGAAGCGCTTTGGACACCGGGGGTTGGAGGGATCCTGCGCTATGAGAACGACATGTATGTCGGCGGGAATCCGTGGATTTTGACTACACTGTGGGTGGGGCTTGACGCGCTTCGCCGCGCGGATGAGAAAACGGCAGACGAGATGTTGGCGTGGGCGGCAGAGCATGCGACTGAGCTTGATCTTTTCCCAGAACAGGTGGACCGGGAGACGGGGGAGACGCGCTGGGTCGTACCGCTCACATGGTCGCATGCGATGTTTGTCCTGCTCATGCTTGAACGCTATGGGGAAAATGAGGCGGTGACCGCACAGCCGTCTGTACTTCTCCGCCAATTTTGA
- a CDS encoding LacI family DNA-binding transcriptional regulator, translating to MGVNIKDVAMQAGVSPSTVSRVIANHPRISQETRERVRMIMKEMDYHPNAIARSLVKRSSEVIGLLIPSTIEQFYLNPFFPEVLRGITQVAQHAGYDIFLSTALHGLNDVERLEKLIRSKRVDGMILLTSRTTDPLLELVTELRIPSVLIGRPFNPLPISWINNDNRLAAHDMTQHLIRMGHRRIGYIGGSQELVVSLDRLRGYSDALSEADLKLDPQCIVAGEFLEDVGYSGMMRLLALAERPTAVVASDDVLAFGAMRAAGELGYTIPDDLAIVGFNDIPLAKLSNPPMTTVNVNIYELGVQATNMLLDEIQGSVRGPQHQIIEHQLVIRRSCGAWNPLTQLQGDK from the coding sequence ATGGGCGTTAATATCAAAGACGTCGCAATGCAGGCCGGGGTCAGTCCATCCACTGTTTCTCGCGTCATCGCAAACCACCCACGCATCAGCCAAGAGACGCGTGAACGTGTTCGCATGATCATGAAAGAGATGGATTATCATCCAAACGCCATTGCGCGCAGTCTCGTCAAGCGAAGTTCTGAAGTGATTGGACTCCTGATCCCGAGCACCATCGAACAGTTCTATCTGAACCCTTTTTTCCCTGAGGTGCTGCGCGGAATTACGCAAGTCGCCCAACACGCCGGATACGATATTTTTTTGTCGACCGCTCTGCACGGATTGAACGATGTCGAGCGCCTGGAAAAACTGATTCGCAGCAAACGCGTCGACGGCATGATCCTTCTGACTTCAAGAACGACCGATCCGCTGCTTGAACTGGTCACCGAATTGCGCATTCCCTCCGTGTTGATCGGACGGCCTTTCAATCCGCTGCCGATTTCCTGGATTAACAATGACAACAGGCTGGCCGCGCACGACATGACCCAGCACCTCATACGCATGGGGCATCGACGGATTGGCTACATCGGCGGCTCTCAGGAACTCGTCGTCAGTCTTGACCGCTTGCGCGGCTATAGCGATGCGCTATCAGAAGCTGATTTGAAGCTGGATCCGCAGTGTATCGTCGCTGGCGAATTTCTCGAAGATGTCGGCTACTCTGGCATGATGCGTCTGCTTGCTCTCGCTGAGCGACCAACGGCTGTCGTCGCGTCAGACGACGTGCTGGCGTTTGGCGCGATGCGTGCGGCAGGAGAGCTCGGCTATACCATTCCGGATGACTTGGCAATCGTTGGATTTAACGACATTCCTCTCGCGAAATTGTCCAATCCGCCGATGACCACCGTCAATGTCAACATCTACGAGTTGGGCGTGCAGGCAACCAACATGTTGCTTGATGAAATTCAGGGAAGCGTGCGGGGTCCACAGCATCAAATCATTGAACACCAACTTGTGATCCGGCGTTCGTGCGGTGCCTGGAATCCACTCACCCAGTTGCAGGGTGACAAATAA
- a CDS encoding glycoside hydrolase family 13 protein, which produces MSVLRDLHLATYHESVEPYAYADGDALVVRLRVPAIVESVSVIHYDKFKRDETLQNVKAQWYAREDREFVLFQARLTRTSKRFRYFFSIQALGETYCYSRSGITFDEPNDADTFEVPYLGERDRYSPPEWTKGAVYYQIFPERFYRSGTIANDHTLSAWDETPTADSFFGGDLPGILAKLDHLTTLGVDVLYMTPVFQAPSNHKYDTVDYFQVDPNFGSNQDLKRLVDACHKRGIRVVLDAVFNHMGANHPVFKDLLEKGADSLYASQIIARDWPLSPETLNYETFGYVANMPKWRTAHPAVEQMLCNVGTHWMKETGVDGFRLDVSDEVEHAFWKTFRKAIKAENSDALICGEIWQVATPWLRGDEFDAVMNYPLGRAILDYAAAATLCAEEFLYRVEKIRSLYPEHVLASLWCLLDSHDTARLLTLCDENTARAKLASFIQFTMIGAPLLYYGDEVGMTGGNDPLCRGGMIWDHVQQNHSLFLHYQELIALRKQYAALKDGVYRPLFARDNLDICAYLRRCEKTGDTLIALVNGTAEEQFVTVTDALIDDVVYTLVTGDGPETFTKNKPLTIAPYTALLYVKTGRDSYGR; this is translated from the coding sequence GTGTCTGTCTTACGTGATCTGCATCTCGCAACCTATCACGAGTCTGTCGAGCCCTACGCCTATGCGGACGGCGATGCGCTTGTCGTCCGCCTTCGGGTGCCCGCAATTGTCGAGTCTGTGTCCGTGATCCATTACGACAAGTTCAAACGAGACGAGACCCTTCAGAACGTAAAAGCGCAGTGGTATGCCCGTGAAGACCGGGAGTTCGTTTTATTTCAGGCAAGGCTCACGCGAACAAGCAAACGATTTCGCTACTTTTTTAGTATACAGGCATTGGGAGAGACGTATTGCTATTCGCGAAGCGGTATCACCTTCGATGAGCCAAACGATGCAGACACATTTGAGGTTCCGTACCTCGGAGAGAGAGACCGCTATTCACCGCCCGAGTGGACAAAAGGCGCGGTGTACTATCAAATCTTTCCGGAACGCTTCTATCGCAGCGGAACGATCGCGAATGACCACACTTTGTCTGCCTGGGACGAGACACCGACGGCCGACTCCTTTTTTGGCGGGGATCTACCAGGCATTCTCGCAAAACTGGATCATCTCACCACGCTTGGCGTCGATGTCCTCTACATGACGCCCGTGTTTCAAGCACCGTCAAATCACAAATACGATACCGTCGACTATTTTCAGGTCGACCCAAATTTCGGAAGCAATCAGGATCTGAAGCGCCTCGTTGACGCGTGCCACAAGCGCGGCATTCGCGTCGTGCTCGACGCAGTATTCAATCACATGGGCGCCAACCATCCCGTTTTTAAGGATCTTCTTGAAAAAGGCGCCGACTCTTTATACGCTTCACAGATCATCGCTCGCGATTGGCCGCTTTCTCCCGAAACGCTAAATTACGAAACGTTCGGCTACGTGGCAAACATGCCAAAGTGGCGGACGGCGCATCCTGCTGTGGAACAGATGCTTTGTAATGTCGGCACACACTGGATGAAGGAGACCGGAGTCGACGGCTTTCGCCTTGATGTTTCCGATGAAGTGGAGCATGCTTTTTGGAAAACCTTTCGCAAGGCGATCAAAGCGGAGAATTCTGACGCGTTGATTTGCGGCGAGATCTGGCAGGTCGCCACACCGTGGCTTCGCGGCGACGAGTTTGACGCTGTGATGAACTATCCTCTCGGCCGCGCCATCTTAGACTATGCGGCAGCCGCGACCCTTTGCGCCGAAGAATTTTTGTACCGCGTCGAAAAGATTCGCTCACTCTATCCTGAACATGTCCTCGCGTCGCTCTGGTGCCTGCTTGATTCGCACGATACGGCGCGACTGCTTACACTCTGTGACGAAAACACAGCGCGCGCAAAACTCGCGAGTTTCATTCAATTCACCATGATCGGAGCGCCCCTTCTTTACTACGGCGATGAGGTCGGGATGACTGGAGGAAACGACCCGCTGTGTCGCGGCGGGATGATATGGGATCACGTGCAGCAAAATCACTCGCTTTTTTTGCACTACCAAGAATTGATCGCGCTGCGAAAGCAGTATGCCGCACTTAAAGACGGCGTGTACCGTCCGCTATTTGCCCGCGACAACCTCGACATTTGCGCCTATCTGCGCCGCTGTGAAAAAACAGGTGATACGCTCATCGCGCTTGTCAATGGCACAGCCGAGGAACAATTTGTCACCGTGACAGATGCGTTGATTGATGATGTAGTGTACACTCTTGTCACGGGCGATGGCCCGGAGACCTTCACAAAAAACAAGCCACTCACCATCGCGCCTTACACCGCGCTACTTTACGTAAAGACAGGCCGTGATTCCTATGGGCGTTAA